A genome region from Dehalobacter sp. 12DCB1 includes the following:
- a CDS encoding type II toxin-antitoxin system Phd/YefM family antitoxin, whose translation MDLRRVFDCMISVSELGRGQASKVIQAVEDEGNPYIIVKNNKPQAVIISIHEYSELMRIRDMVASGQNISPPLYSPHFEDNYASLKTNVLSNDEINIFLESEGLEGLNLESESND comes from the coding sequence ATGGATTTGCGCCGGGTATTTGACTGTATGATTTCCGTTTCGGAGTTAGGCCGTGGACAAGCTTCAAAAGTTATTCAGGCCGTTGAAGATGAAGGCAATCCCTATATCATCGTCAAAAATAATAAACCCCAGGCTGTCATTATCTCCATCCATGAGTATTCGGAACTAATGCGCATCCGAGATATGGTCGCCTCTGGTCAGAATATCAGTCCTCCGCTCTATTCGCCCCATTTTGAGGATAATTATGCCTCCCTGAAAACAAATGTTCTTTCTAATGATGAAATTAATATTTTCCTTGAAAGTGAAGGCCTCGAAGGTCTGAATCTTGAAAGCGAATCAAATGACTAA